The following are from one region of the Chloracidobacterium sp. genome:
- a CDS encoding M48 family metalloprotease produces MAGPVAIPAPTEQAIAFHNISNLAWGINQTLTIVLPVLFLILGLGTRISNKLLKFGKYATFVIFAAIFFVLNSLIQLPLERIRTITRNQLENDPSLPVLQWIFEQFMSSLPPIVFSILASLFVFWLINRNPRNWWLWAAGVFSFLFLFFLLIEPFTFSHKPLGQSPLEITVSSLAEQIGIPRDSIVLENCEPFDKCEIAHVSGLGPTRLILLNEGLLSNYPESWTVQTVAHEAKHFVKDDNLLGWLVLTIILLAGLWLTDRICRAIIRRYSDQLGFSFLGQAAALPLMILVLNALYIAALPPVNAFRQHVEFEADRYGLELTQENDVLAEMVSSWTSGSRLRMPDPSLFFMLFRSSHPSDAARISFANEYQLKGKHD; encoded by the coding sequence TTGGCAGGTCCGGTCGCAATTCCTGCACCAACGGAGCAAGCCATCGCCTTCCACAACATCAGCAATCTTGCGTGGGGAATAAACCAAACGCTAACAATAGTGCTCCCGGTACTTTTCCTGATCTTAGGACTGGGGACGCGGATCTCAAACAAGCTCCTGAAGTTTGGAAAATACGCTACCTTCGTTATTTTCGCCGCGATCTTCTTCGTCCTTAACTCTCTGATTCAATTGCCTTTAGAACGGATCCGAACTATCACTCGAAATCAGCTTGAAAACGATCCGAGCTTGCCCGTTCTGCAGTGGATCTTCGAGCAATTCATGTCATCGCTGCCACCGATCGTTTTCTCAATTTTAGCGAGTCTGTTTGTTTTTTGGCTGATAAACAGAAATCCGAGGAATTGGTGGCTTTGGGCGGCCGGTGTTTTTTCGTTTCTGTTTCTTTTCTTTTTGTTGATAGAACCTTTCACTTTCAGCCACAAACCGCTTGGGCAATCGCCCTTAGAGATCACAGTATCCAGCCTTGCCGAACAGATCGGCATTCCGAGAGATTCCATAGTCTTGGAGAACTGTGAACCTTTTGATAAATGTGAGATCGCTCATGTCTCGGGGCTCGGACCGACGCGATTGATTTTACTGAACGAAGGGCTGCTTAGTAATTACCCCGAGAGCTGGACGGTCCAAACCGTAGCACATGAAGCAAAACACTTCGTCAAAGACGATAACCTTCTCGGCTGGCTGGTCCTCACGATCATATTGCTGGCTGGCCTTTGGCTAACGGATCGTATCTGCCGCGCGATAATTCGAAGATATTCTGATCAGCTGGGATTCAGCTTCCTCGGCCAGGCTGCAGCTCTGCCCTTGATGATCTTGGTCCTGAACGCCCTGTATATAGCTGCTTTGCCGCCGGTGAATGCGTTCAGGCAGCACGTCGAATTTGAAGCGGACCGCTATGGTTTGGAGTTGACTCAAGAAAACGATGTGCTCGCGGAAATGGTATCAAGTTGGACTTCCGGATCAAGGCTCCGAATGCCAGATCCGAGCCTTTTCTTTATGCTTTTTCGCAGTTCTCACCCATCAGACGCTGCCCGCATCTCATTTGCCAATGAATATCAATTGAAGGGCAAACATGATTAG
- a CDS encoding PQQ-dependent sugar dehydrogenase: MNSFAVSALLASVLFIGCTNAAPSGGIEDAVLETQDGSKFRVETVAAGLEVPWGFAWLPNGDMLVTERPGRVRMIQKGKLRDEPVYEVPDVEPSGESGLMDVSIHPQFAANSYVYLAYAYNADGKHVKVVRFKFVAEKFTEPMAIIEKIPAAPNHAGTRARFGPDGKLYVTTGDATDWDLAQDNMSLAGKTLRLNDDGSVPKDNPFIGREGYRPEIFSTGHRNAQGLAWQPGSGLMFQTEHGPSHFEARGGGADEVNIVERGKNYGWPTIYGTKTQAGLEPPLLEYSPACAPASAAFYSGEKLPAFKGNFFFGCLRGARLIRVVLDGRKVVKQENLLVGNLGRVREVGEGPDGFLYLSTSNRDGRGSPDKNDDRILRLVTVEKTP, from the coding sequence ATGAATAGTTTCGCAGTTTCAGCGTTGTTGGCTTCAGTATTATTCATTGGCTGCACAAACGCGGCGCCGTCCGGCGGCATAGAAGATGCTGTTCTCGAGACTCAGGACGGATCTAAGTTTCGAGTCGAAACGGTTGCAGCGGGACTGGAAGTGCCTTGGGGCTTCGCCTGGCTGCCGAATGGCGACATGCTTGTTACCGAACGGCCGGGCCGAGTGCGGATGATACAGAAGGGCAAGCTGCGCGATGAACCGGTTTACGAGGTACCTGACGTCGAACCATCGGGCGAGAGCGGCCTGATGGACGTTTCTATCCATCCGCAGTTCGCGGCGAATTCGTACGTATATTTAGCCTACGCCTATAACGCGGATGGCAAACATGTGAAGGTCGTTCGATTTAAATTCGTCGCGGAGAAATTTACCGAGCCAATGGCGATCATTGAAAAGATCCCTGCGGCCCCAAACCATGCCGGAACGCGTGCACGCTTTGGACCGGACGGAAAGTTATATGTCACGACCGGCGACGCGACCGATTGGGATCTCGCACAGGACAATATGTCGCTCGCCGGCAAGACGCTCCGGCTGAATGACGACGGCAGCGTACCGAAAGACAATCCGTTTATCGGCCGCGAAGGTTACCGGCCCGAGATATTCTCGACGGGCCACCGAAATGCACAAGGGTTGGCCTGGCAGCCGGGATCGGGGCTGATGTTTCAAACCGAACACGGGCCTAGCCATTTCGAAGCCCGCGGCGGCGGGGCCGATGAGGTCAACATCGTCGAGCGGGGGAAGAATTACGGCTGGCCGACGATCTACGGCACCAAGACACAGGCAGGGCTGGAGCCGCCGCTGCTCGAATATTCGCCGGCATGTGCTCCGGCGAGCGCGGCGTTTTACAGCGGCGAGAAACTGCCGGCATTCAAGGGAAATTTCTTTTTCGGCTGCCTCCGCGGAGCCAGGTTGATCCGCGTAGTGTTGGATGGCCGAAAGGTGGTCAAGCAAGAGAATCTGCTTGTGGGAAATCTCGGCCGAGTTCGCGAGGTCGGCGAAGGTCCGGACGGTTTTCTATATCTTTCAACCTCGAATCGGGACGGAAGGGGTTCGCCGGACAAAAACGACGACCGGATCCTACGTCTCGTCACGGTTGAAAAGACGCCTTGA
- a CDS encoding helix-turn-helix transcriptional regulator — MFEKESKRSLTPAVFHILLALSGGELHGYGIMKQVREDSKGKVKMGAGTLYGSLKRMLEAKLVKESEKRIDPELDDERRVYYQITGDGKKALSDELERYSSIVTLAKKLELLPKAFRYEV, encoded by the coding sequence ATGTTTGAGAAAGAAAGTAAACGATCCCTCACACCCGCAGTCTTTCATATTCTCCTTGCGCTTTCGGGTGGAGAACTGCACGGATACGGGATCATGAAACAGGTCAGGGAAGATTCGAAAGGCAAAGTCAAAATGGGTGCCGGAACTCTATACGGCTCGCTCAAACGGATGCTTGAAGCGAAGTTGGTAAAGGAATCGGAGAAGCGGATCGACCCTGAACTCGACGATGAGCGGCGAGTTTATTATCAGATAACCGGCGATGGCAAAAAGGCACTTTCGGATGAACTTGAGCGTTACAGCAGTATCGTTACTTTGGCCAAGAAACTAGAACTGCTCCCTAAAGCGTTTCGGTATGAAGTTTGA
- the thiC gene encoding phosphomethylpyrimidine synthase ThiC: MKANGVISPNASKGSDEENTIEQKTSDQVKLPASRKVYFETNGSTVNELKHNLRVPFREISLNPSKNMDGSLEENPPVRVYDTSGPWTDPDTSHDVRDGLPALRRDWIVARGDVEEYEGRAILPQDNGYLTKGAEEIAKANERGALEEFPGLRRAPLRAKSGQCVTQMYYARKGIITPEMEYVAIRENLGHSERSSLAGIAERSDRSSLLHQHRGESFGASIPEFVTPEFVRDEVARGRAIIPSNINHPESEPMIIGRNFLVKINANIGNSAVASSIEEEVEKMRWSTLWGADTVMDLSTGKNIHATREWILRNSPVPIGTVPIYQALEKVNGRAEDLTWEIYRDTLIEQAEQGVDYFTIHAGVRLPFIPMTAKRTTGIVSRGGSIMAKWCLAHHEESFLYTRFREICEIMRTYDVAFSLGDGLRPGSIADANDEAQFAELDTLGELTKIAWEMDCQTMIEGPGHVPMHLIKENMDKQLEVCGEAPFYTLGPLTTDIAPGYDHITSGIGAAMIGWFGTAMLCYVTPKEHLGLPNKQDVKEGVITYKLAAHAADLAKGHPGAQYRDNALSKARFEFRWEDQFNLGLDPEKAKEFHDETLPAEGAKLAHFCSMCGPHFCSMKITQDVREYAEKQGVEAEKALAVGMSEKAAEFKATGSEIYHGRIGGEIDHS; this comes from the coding sequence ATGAAAGCAAATGGTGTGATCAGCCCAAACGCAAGTAAGGGCAGTGACGAAGAGAATACGATTGAGCAAAAAACCAGCGACCAGGTAAAGCTGCCCGCATCACGCAAGGTCTACTTCGAGACAAACGGTTCAACTGTCAACGAACTCAAACACAACCTACGCGTGCCATTTCGCGAGATCTCGCTGAATCCGTCAAAGAACATGGACGGAAGCCTTGAAGAAAATCCCCCTGTGCGGGTTTACGACACGAGCGGGCCGTGGACCGATCCTGATACGAGCCACGATGTGCGAGACGGATTGCCGGCGTTGAGGCGAGATTGGATCGTCGCGCGAGGCGACGTTGAAGAATACGAGGGGCGCGCGATCTTGCCTCAGGACAATGGCTATTTGACGAAGGGTGCCGAGGAGATCGCAAAGGCGAATGAACGCGGGGCCCTGGAAGAATTCCCCGGCCTTCGCCGTGCTCCGCTCCGCGCTAAGTCCGGACAATGCGTGACGCAGATGTATTACGCTCGCAAGGGCATCATCACGCCCGAAATGGAGTATGTTGCTATCCGTGAAAATCTAGGGCATTCGGAACGATCGAGTCTTGCCGGCATCGCCGAGAGAAGCGATCGCAGTTCGCTCTTGCACCAACATAGAGGCGAGTCATTCGGAGCCTCGATCCCCGAGTTCGTGACGCCGGAATTCGTCCGCGATGAGGTTGCCCGCGGCCGTGCGATCATTCCCAGCAACATCAATCATCCTGAGAGCGAACCGATGATCATCGGCCGCAATTTTCTCGTTAAGATCAACGCAAATATCGGCAACTCGGCGGTCGCTTCGTCGATCGAAGAAGAGGTCGAGAAAATGCGGTGGTCGACGCTCTGGGGTGCCGATACGGTGATGGATCTTTCGACGGGGAAAAATATCCACGCGACCCGCGAATGGATCTTGCGAAACTCGCCCGTGCCGATCGGTACGGTGCCTATTTATCAGGCACTCGAAAAGGTCAACGGCAGGGCCGAAGACCTGACCTGGGAGATCTATCGCGACACGCTGATCGAACAGGCTGAGCAGGGTGTTGACTATTTTACGATCCACGCGGGCGTTCGTCTGCCCTTTATTCCGATGACAGCGAAACGCACGACGGGAATCGTCAGCCGCGGCGGTTCGATCATGGCGAAATGGTGCCTCGCGCATCACGAAGAAAGCTTCTTATACACACGGTTTAGAGAGATCTGCGAGATCATGCGGACCTATGATGTCGCGTTCAGTTTAGGCGACGGCCTGCGTCCTGGTTCTATCGCGGACGCTAACGACGAAGCTCAGTTTGCCGAGTTGGACACCCTAGGTGAGTTGACCAAGATCGCGTGGGAGATGGATTGTCAGACGATGATCGAGGGACCGGGCCATGTGCCGATGCACCTGATCAAGGAGAACATGGACAAGCAGCTCGAGGTATGCGGTGAGGCTCCGTTCTACACGCTCGGGCCGCTGACGACCGATATCGCACCCGGCTACGACCACATAACGAGCGGCATCGGCGCTGCGATGATCGGGTGGTTCGGCACCGCGATGCTTTGCTACGTAACGCCGAAGGAACATCTCGGCCTGCCGAACAAACAGGATGTAAAGGAAGGTGTGATCACGTACAAACTAGCCGCTCATGCCGCCGATCTGGCAAAAGGCCATCCGGGAGCGCAGTATCGTGACAACGCCCTTTCCAAAGCCCGCTTCGAGTTCCGCTGGGAAGATCAGTTCAATCTCGGGCTCGATCCGGAAAAGGCAAAGGAGTTTCACGACGAAACACTGCCTGCCGAGGGCGCAAAGCTCGCCCATTTCTGCTCAATGTGCGGCCCGCATTTTTGCTCGATGAAGATCACTCAGGACGTTCGCGAATACGCCGAAAAACAAGGTGTCGAGGCAGAAAAGGCGCTCGCCGTCGGTATGTCAGAAAAGGCTGCCGAATTCAAAGCCACAGGTTCCGAGATCTATCACGGCAGGATCGGCGGCGAGATCGATCACAGCTGA
- a CDS encoding SDR family oxidoreductase, with product MSKNVVELFDLTGRSAIVTGGSRGIGREIAEGLAEAGADLMLCARRQEWLDETVSEFRDRGFRTEGMVCDVSVPDDVEAVVKRTVEIFGRLDILVNNAGISWGAMPEDMPLEKWQKVLDVNLTGCFLMAQAAGREMLKRNSGSIINIASIAGQTSSANGPFYAGYVASKAGLIGLTRELAASWGRRGIRVNAIAPGFFHSRLADAVIDIYERSIQENNVIPRVGEEGELKGIAVFLASDASSYITGQTIAVDGGMTV from the coding sequence ATGAGCAAAAATGTTGTAGAACTTTTCGATCTGACCGGCAGATCGGCGATCGTAACCGGCGGCTCACGCGGCATCGGCCGTGAGATCGCCGAAGGCCTTGCCGAGGCGGGAGCGGATCTCATGCTCTGTGCCCGCCGTCAGGAGTGGCTTGATGAGACGGTCAGTGAGTTTCGGGATCGCGGCTTCAGGACTGAGGGAATGGTCTGCGACGTCTCGGTTCCCGACGATGTCGAGGCTGTCGTCAAACGGACGGTCGAGATCTTCGGGCGGCTCGATATTCTGGTCAATAATGCCGGGATATCCTGGGGAGCGATGCCCGAAGATATGCCGCTCGAAAAGTGGCAAAAGGTCCTGGATGTAAATTTGACGGGGTGTTTCCTGATGGCTCAGGCCGCCGGCCGCGAGATGCTGAAACGAAATTCCGGTTCGATCATCAATATTGCCTCGATAGCGGGTCAGACGTCGTCAGCAAATGGCCCATTTTATGCCGGTTATGTTGCAAGCAAGGCAGGACTGATCGGGCTAACCCGCGAACTTGCTGCAAGCTGGGGTCGACGCGGCATTCGCGTGAATGCGATAGCTCCGGGATTTTTTCATTCTCGGCTGGCGGACGCAGTGATCGACATCTACGAGCGGTCGATCCAGGAAAATAATGTGATCCCGCGCGTCGGGGAGGAAGGCGAACTCAAAGGTATCGCCGTATTTTTGGCGTCAGACGCGTCCAGCTACATTACGGGACAGACGATCGCCGTCGATGGCGGAATGACGGTTTGA
- a CDS encoding sulfite exporter TauE/SafE family protein, producing the protein MELNAQASSFAVLLLGFLIGLRHALDADHLAAVSAIVSDKKSLLSSSFVGGLWGIGHTISLFVVGALVVFLKISISESLEGYFEAAVGVMLFILGVNVLRKVVLSHRLHLHTHEHNGHVHNHPHVHEAEESEESHHRGPRSLVVGMVHGLAGSAGLMLLILPTIASPYTAMIFIVIFGVGSILGMVVMSFLMGLPLYLTEGRYSMVNNALKVAAGLFSLVWGAILVHEKLIQG; encoded by the coding sequence ATGGAACTAAACGCTCAAGCATCTTCGTTCGCGGTACTACTGCTCGGATTTCTTATCGGACTCCGACATGCACTCGATGCCGATCACCTGGCGGCTGTCTCGGCGATCGTGAGCGACAAAAAAAGTCTGCTAAGTTCGTCGTTCGTCGGCGGGCTTTGGGGCATCGGCCATACGATATCGCTTTTCGTGGTCGGCGCATTGGTTGTATTCCTCAAGATCTCGATTTCCGAGTCCCTTGAAGGCTATTTTGAGGCCGCGGTCGGGGTGATGCTGTTCATTCTGGGTGTGAATGTCCTCCGCAAGGTCGTTCTTTCCCACCGACTACATTTGCACACTCACGAGCACAACGGCCACGTGCATAATCACCCGCACGTTCACGAAGCCGAAGAGTCTGAAGAATCGCATCACCGGGGCCCCCGGTCCCTTGTTGTCGGCATGGTCCATGGCCTTGCCGGAAGCGCCGGACTGATGCTCCTGATTCTGCCCACGATCGCATCGCCATATACCGCGATGATATTCATCGTAATTTTCGGGGTCGGATCGATCCTCGGAATGGTCGTAATGAGCTTCCTCATGGGTCTGCCGCTGTATTTGACTGAGGGTCGCTACAGTATGGTCAACAATGCTTTGAAGGTCGCCGCAGGACTATTCAGCCTTGTATGGGGAGCAATTCTCGTACATGAAAAGTTGATCCAGGGTTAA
- a CDS encoding M48 family metalloprotease: MFTMKSVVLFLVVVLSVSFAFGQTCDPPQIVANARTDNIFTPEQEMVLGELTLQRLSTEFRPIRDPQLLAYVESIGAKLLEKFPNTGLKYTFHIIEYPEANAFNIPGGHVFLTRKLIGFVTSEDELASVIAHELGHAAVRHGAQDISSAMKRVLGISTLGDRKDIVDKYNRLIENARTKRAPARRGHENEQQLEADKLGFFAMVAAGYDPNASFTFFDRLTESDGKTGSWFSDLFGNTRPEEKRLREISKATEQLPQTCRAGRRADGNAAFLQWQADVVRFTDAKRTEILPGLMWRKELEPKLRSDVNKLKYSADGKRLLVIDDFAVTVIDRESGRVTNQIQAEEVSEAYFVGDSQLVLLTGNLRFERWDLNSSEALEVRELVLRRNCWEERLSPDGNFLACVDQATNINVIETKSGKRVWEKKEFYPLNVFEYIRWLSRSRSEAENGVNFFRIGFSPDSKHVLFSRSNKFRFRFSLDGVTLDQSENTAIAVDLRALKQIDIGGDLKKIAARSYAFIDENRIIGNTDGKLEAGGIFSFPTGKRLKKLEFSGEHVGSTSDPNYVTIKPLQNGATGIFDISRSEIVAGLMKKDIAVISGEIAFEAANGKVLIRKVTYDSAKKSLEGTDVATIDIPVGAMSDLQTAEVSDDFGWAALSSRSRGGVWNLKTGERVVFTRGFLSGVIDAQGNSVANFPKFQNEKPSLALLNSKSGEAQLLRSLSEHGVRQYGRFLLTRTRSSSKEDKNPANSNAPRSDEEEAEIRLQSDVRFEIRDWMQDTVIWTREFKGTVPRYSFDTYSGRLMLFWRIASDEGKARLKENAELKAKADKLGNKQGDYLIDVIDSFAGKVIGSLLLETGKGSFSVGNGISERDWVVFNDSQGRVLVYSLSDGTLRHRFFGTKVAINPTANQLVVETFPGDVSLYSLDTGDKVIDFLLKGTLAFSRFSLDGKRLFLFSDDQVGYAIDLTKVKPIERPVIF, from the coding sequence TTGTTCACCATGAAGTCCGTCGTTCTGTTTCTTGTCGTAGTTCTTTCTGTTTCCTTCGCGTTCGGACAAACGTGCGATCCGCCGCAGATCGTTGCGAATGCGAGAACCGACAATATCTTCACACCCGAACAAGAAATGGTTCTAGGCGAGCTTACTTTGCAGAGACTCTCCACGGAGTTCAGACCTATTCGTGATCCGCAACTTCTTGCTTATGTCGAATCCATTGGAGCAAAGCTGCTCGAAAAGTTTCCAAACACCGGATTGAAATACACCTTTCACATAATTGAGTATCCGGAAGCGAACGCATTCAACATCCCCGGCGGACACGTTTTTCTTACTCGTAAATTGATTGGCTTTGTAACAAGCGAAGACGAGTTGGCAAGCGTTATTGCCCACGAATTAGGACATGCAGCGGTTCGCCACGGTGCACAGGATATTTCTTCGGCGATGAAAAGGGTCCTCGGTATTTCCACGCTCGGCGACCGAAAAGACATCGTTGACAAATATAATCGCCTTATCGAAAACGCTCGAACAAAACGTGCACCCGCACGCCGCGGCCATGAGAACGAACAACAGCTTGAGGCCGACAAGCTTGGCTTTTTTGCAATGGTTGCGGCGGGTTACGACCCGAATGCTTCATTTACTTTTTTCGACCGTTTGACCGAAAGCGACGGCAAGACGGGTAGTTGGTTCAGCGATCTTTTCGGAAATACGAGACCCGAAGAGAAGCGCTTGCGGGAGATCTCAAAGGCAACAGAACAGCTGCCGCAAACGTGTCGCGCCGGACGACGCGCCGATGGGAACGCCGCATTTCTTCAGTGGCAGGCTGACGTCGTACGGTTCACTGATGCAAAGCGAACGGAGATCCTTCCCGGCTTGATGTGGAGGAAGGAACTTGAGCCGAAACTGCGGAGCGATGTAAACAAGCTCAAATATAGTGCCGATGGAAAAAGGCTTTTGGTGATCGATGATTTTGCCGTCACAGTAATTGATCGTGAATCTGGTCGGGTAACAAATCAGATCCAGGCTGAAGAAGTATCTGAGGCCTATTTTGTCGGTGACTCTCAGCTTGTACTATTGACCGGCAATCTTCGATTTGAACGATGGGATCTGAATAGTAGCGAAGCTCTGGAAGTTCGCGAACTGGTGCTTCGGCGAAACTGTTGGGAGGAAAGACTTTCGCCAGACGGCAACTTTCTGGCATGTGTCGACCAGGCAACGAACATCAATGTGATCGAGACCAAATCGGGTAAACGCGTTTGGGAAAAGAAGGAATTTTATCCGCTTAATGTCTTCGAATACATCAGATGGCTCTCTCGCAGCAGGAGCGAAGCCGAAAATGGCGTAAACTTTTTCAGGATCGGTTTTTCACCAGATTCAAAACATGTTCTTTTCAGCCGCTCCAACAAATTTAGATTTCGATTTAGCCTTGACGGCGTTACATTGGACCAGTCAGAGAATACGGCGATCGCCGTCGATTTAAGGGCTCTGAAGCAAATTGATATTGGCGGTGATCTTAAGAAGATCGCCGCTCGTTCGTACGCATTCATTGACGAGAACCGGATAATCGGAAATACTGACGGAAAGCTTGAAGCGGGCGGGATCTTTTCGTTCCCGACCGGTAAACGACTGAAAAAACTCGAATTTAGTGGTGAGCATGTCGGATCAACGTCGGACCCCAACTACGTAACGATCAAGCCGCTTCAAAATGGGGCAACCGGCATTTTCGATATTTCCCGTTCAGAGATCGTTGCCGGGCTCATGAAAAAGGACATAGCGGTGATCAGTGGCGAGATCGCGTTTGAGGCAGCAAACGGAAAAGTGCTGATTCGAAAGGTCACTTACGACAGCGCAAAGAAGAGTCTTGAAGGCACTGATGTAGCAACTATCGATATTCCGGTCGGTGCGATGAGCGATCTACAGACCGCTGAAGTTTCGGACGACTTTGGATGGGCCGCTCTTTCCTCGCGATCGCGTGGCGGCGTATGGAACCTCAAGACAGGAGAGCGAGTGGTCTTTACACGCGGATTTCTGTCTGGCGTGATCGATGCACAAGGAAACAGTGTCGCTAATTTTCCAAAATTCCAGAACGAGAAACCGAGCCTCGCGTTACTGAATTCCAAGAGCGGCGAAGCTCAGTTATTGCGCTCACTTTCCGAGCATGGTGTTCGTCAATACGGAAGGTTTCTGTTGACCCGCACCAGATCTAGCTCCAAAGAAGACAAGAATCCGGCAAATTCGAATGCTCCACGTTCTGACGAAGAAGAGGCCGAGATCCGTCTTCAAAGCGATGTCAGATTCGAGATCAGGGACTGGATGCAAGACACTGTGATCTGGACGCGCGAGTTTAAGGGTACAGTCCCACGCTATTCCTTCGACACCTATTCGGGACGCCTTATGCTCTTCTGGCGTATCGCCTCCGACGAGGGCAAGGCCCGATTGAAAGAGAATGCAGAATTAAAGGCTAAAGCCGACAAACTTGGGAACAAGCAGGGCGACTACTTGATCGATGTGATCGACTCATTTGCCGGGAAAGTTATCGGAAGCCTTCTGCTGGAAACCGGCAAGGGGTCCTTCAGCGTCGGAAACGGAATATCGGAACGGGATTGGGTGGTCTTCAACGATTCTCAAGGCCGTGTTCTGGTTTACTCGCTTTCGGACGGGACGCTTCGCCATCGGTTCTTCGGAACGAAGGTGGCAATAAACCCGACAGCGAACCAGTTGGTCGTCGAGACTTTTCCTGGCGATGTTTCGCTCTACAGTCTCGACACGGGCGACAAGGTCATCGATTTTCTGCTAAAGGGCACATTAGCATTCTCGCGATTCAGCCTCGATGGAAAACGGTTATTTCTGTTTAGTGATGATCAGGTCGGATACGCGATCGACCTAACGAAAGTCAAGCCGATCGAACGTCCCGTGATCTTTTGA
- a CDS encoding cryptochrome/photolyase family protein gives MTKATVVFPHQLFENNPAIVNDADIFIVEEYLFFRQYNFHRQKLKYHRASMKFYEAHLRGQSFIVTYIESAQPLADVRALMPHLIENGYNEVHFCDAADNWLETRIYEYGDRIRLVEYQTPMFLNSKDEVAAYFRSKKHYFQTDFYVQQRKKRRILLDTDQKPVGGKWSFDADNRLKYPKGKSPPDVEFPPQDGFQAEAEKYVETHFGANYGELTRDIVYPATYEGSRKWLRQFLESRFVEFGDYEDAIVAGERLLHHSLLTPMMNVGLLTPHEIIETAIKFAGENDVPLNSLEGFIRQIIGWREFIRGVYEVAGSRERTTNFWGFTRKIPRTFWTGETGILPLDLTIKKVLETGYCHHIERLMVIGNFMLLCEFDPDEVYRWFMELFIDSYDWVMVTNVYGMSQFADGGLMATKPYISGSNYLMKMSDFPKGDWQTIWDGLFWRFMDAHRDFFLRNPRLGMLVRTFDKMSSEKRFSHLKTAEAYLESLENPGKLAGKISID, from the coding sequence ATGACGAAAGCAACAGTGGTGTTTCCTCACCAACTTTTTGAAAACAACCCGGCGATCGTCAACGATGCGGATATCTTCATAGTCGAGGAGTATCTGTTTTTTCGGCAGTACAATTTCCACCGTCAGAAGTTGAAATACCATCGGGCGTCGATGAAGTTTTACGAAGCACATCTTCGTGGTCAGAGCTTCATTGTCACCTACATCGAATCTGCCCAACCGCTCGCTGATGTGCGTGCGTTGATGCCGCATTTGATCGAGAACGGTTACAACGAGGTCCATTTCTGTGATGCAGCGGACAACTGGCTCGAAACGCGAATTTATGAGTACGGTGATCGGATAAGACTCGTTGAATATCAAACCCCGATGTTTCTGAATTCGAAGGATGAGGTGGCCGCCTATTTTCGATCAAAGAAGCACTATTTTCAGACGGATTTTTACGTCCAACAACGCAAGAAACGGCGGATACTCCTAGACACAGACCAGAAGCCCGTTGGTGGCAAGTGGAGTTTCGATGCCGACAATCGGCTGAAGTATCCGAAAGGCAAATCTCCGCCGGATGTCGAATTCCCGCCGCAGGATGGGTTTCAGGCAGAGGCAGAAAAATACGTCGAGACACATTTCGGCGCGAATTATGGCGAATTGACCAGAGATATAGTCTATCCGGCAACTTACGAGGGAAGCCGAAAATGGCTCCGACAGTTTCTGGAAAGCCGATTCGTCGAATTCGGAGATTATGAAGACGCAATTGTGGCCGGCGAGCGGCTTTTGCATCACAGCCTTCTTACGCCGATGATGAACGTCGGTCTGCTGACGCCGCATGAGATCATCGAAACAGCGATAAAATTTGCGGGCGAAAATGACGTTCCGCTAAATTCGCTCGAGGGGTTCATACGACAGATAATCGGATGGCGCGAGTTCATTCGCGGAGTTTACGAAGTCGCAGGTTCGCGTGAGCGGACGACCAACTTTTGGGGGTTCACGCGAAAGATACCGCGTACCTTTTGGACCGGCGAAACCGGGATATTGCCGCTTGACCTGACCATTAAGAAAGTCCTTGAAACGGGCTACTGCCACCACATAGAACGGCTTATGGTCATCGGTAATTTTATGCTTCTTTGTGAATTCGATCCTGACGAGGTCTATCGGTGGTTCATGGAATTGTTCATTGACTCCTACGACTGGGTGATGGTGACGAACGTCTACGGCATGAGCCAGTTTGCAGACGGCGGCCTGATGGCTACAAAACCCTATATCAGCGGCAGTAACTATTTGATGAAAATGAGCGATTTCCCCAAAGGTGACTGGCAGACGATCTGGGATGGGTTGTTTTGGCGATTTATGGATGCTCACCGCGATTTCTTTCTACGAAACCCCAGGCTCGGAATGCTCGTCAGGACCTTCGATAAGATGTCGAGCGAGAAGCGGTTTTCCCACTTGAAAACGGCTGAAGCCTATTTGGAATCCCTTGAGAACCCAGGCAAACTCGCCGGCAAGATTTCTATCGACTAA